One window from the genome of Xenorhabdus bovienii SS-2004 encodes:
- the sapA gene encoding ABC transporter substrate-binding protein SapA, giving the protein MRYLIYWIILLLSASTLAADNAIPETTKATHQAIPDDTLDNLSYMSAALRQNGFIYCVNGNLNTFNPQMAISGLTVDTLAAQIYDRLLGVDPLTYRLIPELASRWEVRDNGATYRFYLRHNVAFQSTDWFTPTRTMNADDVVFSFRRLFDKTHYYHYVNGGDYPYFDSLQFGDSVLSIQKIDKYTVEFRLNAPDASFPWHLATHYASILSEEYGQKLHKINRQEQIDWKPVGTGPFMLEDYRAEQFIRLIRHDKYWKGKPYMEQVVIDAGAGGTGRISKLLTGECDVLAYPPANQFSVLHDNPNLHQTLRSGMNIAYLAFNTSKPPLDKLAVRQAIAYAINNQRLMKSIYYGTAETAASILPRASWAYDNSAEITEYNPEKSRKMLTELGLNGLELTLWVPTASQSYNPSPLKMAELIQADLAQVGIKMSIHPVEGRAQENQLMDKTHDMTLAGWSTDSNDPDSFFRPLLSCAAIASQTNLSHWCDSAFDDALHQALLNQQLASRIENYHIAQKILAQQLPVLPLAYPTQLQIFRYNIKGLVLSPFGNSSFAGVYRVQETTTPTGNKKGSK; this is encoded by the coding sequence ATGCGCTATTTGATTTACTGGATCATATTATTGCTTTCAGCATCCACACTGGCTGCTGACAATGCTATTCCAGAAACGACTAAAGCTACTCACCAAGCGATTCCTGACGACACATTGGATAATTTATCCTATATGTCGGCTGCCTTGCGGCAGAATGGTTTTATTTATTGCGTTAACGGCAATCTGAATACTTTTAACCCTCAGATGGCTATCAGCGGCCTGACTGTGGACACTCTGGCTGCCCAGATTTATGATCGTCTCTTAGGTGTTGACCCTCTGACCTATCGTTTGATACCAGAACTGGCTTCCCGCTGGGAAGTGCGGGACAACGGGGCAACATACCGTTTTTACCTGCGCCATAATGTCGCTTTCCAATCAACGGACTGGTTTACGCCAACCCGCACCATGAATGCCGATGATGTTGTTTTCAGCTTCCGTCGCTTATTCGATAAAACGCACTATTACCATTATGTCAACGGTGGGGATTACCCCTATTTTGATAGTTTGCAATTTGGTGATTCTGTACTGAGTATTCAAAAAATCGATAAATATACAGTCGAATTTCGCCTTAATGCACCTGATGCGTCGTTTCCCTGGCACTTGGCAACTCACTATGCCTCAATATTGTCTGAAGAGTATGGGCAAAAACTGCATAAGATAAATCGGCAGGAACAAATTGATTGGAAACCAGTCGGAACAGGGCCATTCATGCTGGAAGATTATCGGGCGGAACAATTTATTCGACTTATCCGTCATGATAAGTATTGGAAGGGCAAGCCATACATGGAACAGGTTGTTATAGATGCCGGCGCCGGCGGCACAGGCAGAATTTCTAAACTGCTGACGGGGGAATGTGATGTATTGGCCTATCCTCCCGCGAATCAGTTCAGTGTGCTGCATGATAATCCGAACCTGCACCAGACATTACGCTCAGGTATGAATATCGCCTATCTTGCGTTCAATACTAGCAAACCACCGCTGGACAAGCTGGCAGTTCGTCAAGCCATTGCATATGCCATCAATAATCAGCGACTGATGAAATCCATCTATTATGGCACGGCTGAAACGGCTGCCTCAATTTTACCACGCGCATCATGGGCTTATGATAATAGTGCGGAAATAACCGAATATAATCCCGAAAAATCACGAAAAATGCTAACTGAACTGGGATTAAATGGATTAGAACTGACATTATGGGTACCAACGGCTTCACAATCTTATAACCCGAGCCCATTGAAAATGGCAGAACTGATTCAGGCCGATTTGGCACAGGTTGGTATTAAGATGTCTATCCATCCTGTCGAAGGCCGTGCTCAGGAAAACCAACTGATGGATAAAACCCATGACATGACTCTAGCTGGCTGGTCTACTGACAGTAACGATCCTGATAGTTTTTTCCGGCCACTATTGAGTTGTGCAGCCATCGCTTCCCAAACCAATTTGAGCCATTGGTGCGACTCAGCCTTTGATGATGCACTCCATCAAGCTTTATTAAATCAGCAACTTGCATCACGTATTGAAAACTATCATATTGCCCAGAAAATCCTTGCCCAGCAATTACCTGTACTACCATTAGCTTATCCAACACAACTACAGATATTTCGTTATAACATTAAAGGATTAGTATTGAGCCCATTTGGCAATAGCTCCTTTGCTGGAGTCTACCGCGTACAGGAAACGACCACGCCTACTGGAAATAAAAAGGGAAGCAAATGA
- the sapB gene encoding putrescine export ABC transporter permease SapB: MIIYILRRLLLLLVTLFFLSLISFSLMYFTPHGPLSGASLTDAYVFYLHSLLQWDFGISSINGERIIEQLYSVFPATMELCILSFSMALLIGIPLGIIAGVWRNKKADTIISTFALLGFSIPVFWLALLLTLLFSLYLGWLPVSGRFDLLYRMEQVTGSALADAWLSKEPYRNEMIVNVILHMILPVITLAVAPMTEVIRLMRNSAEEVSASNYIKSAATRGLSRLTIIRRHLLHNALPPIIPKLGLQFSTMLTLAMVTEQVFNWPGLGHWLIIAIRQQDYSAISAGVMVIGALVISVNVLTDIIGAIANPLKHKEWYALR; this comes from the coding sequence ATGATTATTTATATTCTGCGTCGTTTATTGCTTCTGCTTGTGACGCTGTTTTTTCTTTCATTAATCAGTTTCAGCCTGATGTATTTCACGCCTCATGGACCTTTGAGCGGTGCATCATTGACTGATGCCTATGTGTTCTATCTCCACAGCCTGTTACAGTGGGATTTTGGCATTTCCAGCATTAATGGCGAACGTATTATTGAACAGTTGTACAGCGTTTTTCCTGCAACTATGGAGCTTTGTATTCTCTCTTTTTCTATGGCGTTATTAATCGGCATTCCTTTGGGGATCATTGCTGGCGTCTGGCGCAACAAAAAGGCAGATACAATCATCAGTACATTTGCCCTATTGGGTTTTTCCATTCCTGTTTTCTGGCTGGCCCTGTTACTCACTCTCCTCTTTTCACTGTATTTGGGATGGCTGCCAGTCTCAGGACGATTTGATTTACTGTATCGGATGGAGCAAGTGACAGGTTCCGCACTGGCTGATGCCTGGCTGTCCAAAGAACCTTATCGCAATGAAATGATCGTGAATGTCATTTTGCACATGATCTTACCCGTCATCACACTAGCCGTTGCACCCATGACCGAAGTCATTCGTTTAATGCGCAACAGTGCAGAGGAAGTCTCCGCATCAAACTATATCAAATCGGCAGCCACTCGCGGACTGTCACGATTGACGATTATTCGGCGCCACTTGTTGCATAATGCCCTGCCTCCCATTATTCCTAAACTGGGATTACAATTTTCAACCATGCTCACGCTGGCAATGGTAACAGAGCAGGTATTCAACTGGCCGGGTTTGGGACACTGGCTCATCATCGCCATTCGCCAGCAGGATTATTCAGCCATCTCGGCTGGCGTGATGGTGATCGGAGCTTTGGTTATTTCAGTGAATGTGCTGACTGATATTATTGGCGCGATAGCTAATCCCCTGAAGCATAAGGAATGGTATGCCCTTAGATAA
- the sapC gene encoding putrescine export ABC transporter permease SapC, whose product MPLDNFYREKKMPSPLKVIWRFFYADILAMTGFYGVLILIALSLLGGQIAPYQLDQQFMYQLMPPSWSHHGNVAFFLGTDDLGRDIFSRLLIGTSSTFGAALIVTAAAAIAGLAIGSLAGMTHGLRSAVLNHILETLLSIPSLLLAIIVVAFVGASLQHAMIAIWLALLPRIVRTIYTAVHDELDKEYIIAARLDGASNYRILRYAVFPNITAAIVSELTRALSIAILDIAALGFLDLGAQLPSPEWGAMLGNSLELIYSAPWTVMLPGAAITLSVLLVNLLGDGLHRAINAGVE is encoded by the coding sequence ATGCCCTTAGATAATTTCTACCGTGAAAAGAAAATGCCTTCTCCACTGAAAGTTATCTGGCGTTTTTTCTATGCTGATATACTGGCAATGACGGGTTTTTATGGGGTACTGATTTTAATTGCATTAAGTCTTTTGGGTGGACAAATTGCCCCCTATCAACTTGATCAGCAATTTATGTACCAGCTTATGCCCCCGTCATGGTCACACCACGGGAATGTCGCCTTTTTCCTTGGAACTGATGATCTCGGGCGAGATATTTTCAGTCGTTTGCTGATTGGCACGTCTTCCACATTTGGAGCGGCATTAATTGTGACTGCCGCAGCGGCAATTGCTGGATTAGCTATCGGTAGCCTTGCTGGTATGACTCATGGACTGAGATCTGCTGTCTTGAACCATATTCTTGAGACATTACTTTCAATTCCCTCACTGTTACTGGCTATCATTGTCGTGGCTTTTGTAGGAGCCAGTCTGCAACATGCAATGATTGCTATCTGGCTGGCATTACTGCCGAGGATAGTGCGCACAATTTATACTGCTGTACACGATGAGCTGGATAAAGAGTATATTATCGCAGCACGTCTGGATGGTGCTTCAAATTATCGGATTTTGCGATATGCCGTCTTTCCTAATATTACAGCGGCGATAGTCAGTGAATTAACCCGCGCACTCTCTATCGCTATTCTTGATATTGCTGCATTAGGCTTTCTCGATCTAGGTGCTCAATTACCATCACCTGAATGGGGAGCCATGCTGGGGAATTCATTAGAACTCATTTACTCTGCCCCTTGGACCGTCATGTTACCCGGTGCTGCCATTACGCTCAGTGTCTTACTGGTTAATTTACTCGGTGACGGACTGCACCGCGCCATTAATGCAGGAGTCGAATAA
- the sapD gene encoding putrescine export ABC transporter ATP-binding protein SapD — MPLLDIRNLTIEFMTSEGPVKVVDRMSISLTEGEILGLAGESGSGKSLIAKAICGVTKDNLSVTADRFRFNDIDLLRLTLRQRRKVIGHNISMIFQEPQSCLDPSESIGKQLIQSIPGWTYKGRWWQRFNWRKRRAIELLHRVGIKDHYAIMHCYPYELTDGECQKVMIAIALANQPRLLIADEPTNAMEPTTQAQIFRLLSSLNQNNNMTILLISHDLQMMSKLVKRINVLYCGQTVESATPDELLVTPHHPYTQALIRSIPDFGNNPLPHKGRLNTLSGAIPSLEHLPIGCRLGPRCPYAQKTCIETPRLRGVKNHSFACHFPLNMEEQ, encoded by the coding sequence ATGCCTCTGCTCGATATCCGAAATCTCACCATTGAATTTATGACGTCAGAAGGCCCCGTTAAAGTGGTTGACCGTATGAGTATTTCACTGACAGAAGGTGAAATACTCGGATTAGCGGGTGAATCAGGATCTGGTAAAAGTTTGATTGCCAAGGCAATCTGTGGTGTCACGAAAGACAACCTCAGCGTCACCGCAGACCGTTTTCGTTTCAACGACATTGACTTATTGCGCCTGACGTTAAGACAACGTCGGAAAGTCATCGGACACAACATTTCGATGATTTTTCAAGAGCCTCAGTCATGCCTTGATCCATCAGAAAGTATTGGCAAACAGCTCATTCAATCCATCCCGGGCTGGACCTATAAAGGTCGCTGGTGGCAGCGGTTTAATTGGCGAAAACGGCGTGCCATCGAACTACTGCATCGAGTTGGGATTAAAGATCACTATGCCATCATGCACTGTTATCCTTATGAGTTAACGGATGGAGAATGTCAGAAAGTGATGATTGCCATTGCACTCGCCAACCAGCCACGACTGCTGATTGCAGATGAACCCACCAACGCAATGGAGCCAACAACACAAGCCCAGATATTCCGCTTACTATCGAGCCTAAACCAGAACAACAACATGACAATCTTGCTGATTAGCCATGATCTGCAAATGATGAGCAAACTGGTCAAGCGCATTAATGTACTGTATTGCGGTCAAACAGTGGAAAGTGCCACACCCGATGAATTGCTAGTGACACCTCATCATCCTTATACTCAGGCACTTATTCGCTCAATTCCTGATTTTGGCAACAATCCATTGCCTCATAAAGGCCGTTTAAATACTTTATCAGGGGCTATTCCATCACTGGAGCATTTACCGATAGGATGCCGCTTGGGACCTCGTTGTCCCTATGCCCAGAAAACCTGTATTGAAACCCCACGTTTGCGGGGAGTTAAAAATCATTCCTTCGCCTGTCATTTCCCCTTGAACATGGAGGAACAGTAA
- the sapF gene encoding putrescine export ABC transporter ATP-binding protein SapF, producing MIETLLEVKNLTKTFRYRTGLFRHHHLDAVKPVSFTLQPKKTLAIIGANGSGKSTLARMLSGVIEPTSGDILINNHQLAYGDYSYRSQRIRMIFQDPSTSLNPRQRIGQILDVPLILNTELSSSEREKQINQTLRQVGLLPDHAYYYPHMLASGQKQRVALARALILQPQIIVADEALASLDMSMRSQIINLMLELQEKHGIAYIYVTQHLGMMKHISDQVLVMHQGEVVERGNTAEVLASPLHDITRKLISSHFGEPLSAEAWRQDIT from the coding sequence TTGATTGAGACATTACTGGAAGTTAAAAATCTGACTAAAACATTCCGCTACCGAACCGGACTGTTTCGCCATCACCACCTTGATGCTGTAAAGCCCGTAAGCTTTACTCTGCAGCCCAAAAAAACGCTGGCAATCATTGGTGCGAATGGCTCCGGTAAATCCACGCTGGCAAGAATGCTGTCAGGTGTTATCGAACCCACTTCGGGCGATATTCTGATTAATAACCATCAACTGGCCTATGGGGATTACAGTTATCGCAGCCAACGTATCCGCATGATTTTCCAAGATCCCAGTACATCATTGAATCCCCGTCAGCGTATTGGGCAGATTCTAGATGTGCCATTAATCTTGAATACGGAGCTTTCTTCTTCTGAGCGAGAGAAGCAAATCAACCAGACGTTACGTCAAGTTGGTTTGCTGCCAGATCATGCCTACTATTATCCGCACATGCTCGCTTCAGGTCAGAAACAGCGCGTGGCATTGGCACGGGCGCTGATATTACAACCACAGATTATTGTTGCAGATGAAGCATTGGCTTCTCTTGATATGTCCATGCGTTCCCAAATCATTAACCTGATGTTGGAACTACAAGAGAAGCACGGCATTGCCTATATCTATGTCACCCAGCACCTCGGCATGATGAAACACATCAGTGATCAGGTGCTGGTAATGCATCAGGGAGAAGTAGTAGAACGTGGCAATACAGCGGAAGTATTGGCCTCACCATTACACGATATTACGCGTAAACTGATATCCAGCCATTTTGGCGAACCACTGTCCGCCGAAGCATGGCGGCAGGATATCACTTAA
- the fabI gene encoding enoyl-ACP reductase FabI produces MGFMTGKRILITGVASKLSIAYGIAKAMHDQGAELAFTYQNDKLKLRVEEFAASLDSNIILPCDVAEDESIDALFAELGKVWPKFDGFVHSIGYAPAEQLDGDYVNAVNREGFKIAHDISAYSFVAMAKSCRNMLNPNSALLTLSYLGAERAIPNYNVMGLAKASLEANVRYMANAMGAEGVRVNGISAGPIRTLAASGIKDFRKMLAHCEAVTPIRRTVTTEDVGNAAAFLCSDLAGGVTGEIMHVDGGFSIAAMNELELK; encoded by the coding sequence ATGGGTTTCATGACCGGCAAGCGCATTCTCATTACTGGCGTAGCCAGCAAACTGTCTATCGCTTATGGAATTGCCAAGGCAATGCACGATCAAGGAGCTGAGCTGGCTTTTACCTACCAGAATGACAAGTTAAAACTTCGTGTCGAAGAATTCGCGGCATCATTGGATTCGAACATCATTCTGCCATGTGATGTGGCTGAAGATGAAAGTATTGACGCATTATTCGCTGAACTAGGTAAAGTATGGCCTAAGTTTGACGGCTTTGTTCACTCTATTGGTTATGCTCCTGCTGAGCAGCTTGATGGTGATTATGTTAATGCCGTCAACCGTGAAGGTTTCAAAATTGCACATGATATCAGTGCATACAGCTTCGTCGCTATGGCGAAATCATGCCGCAACATGTTGAATCCTAACTCAGCCCTTCTCACTCTGAGCTATCTGGGTGCAGAACGTGCAATCCCTAATTACAACGTAATGGGTCTGGCAAAAGCTTCTCTGGAAGCTAACGTGCGTTATATGGCGAATGCAATGGGTGCTGAAGGTGTTCGTGTTAACGGTATCTCCGCAGGCCCAATTCGTACACTGGCAGCATCTGGCATCAAAGATTTCCGCAAGATGCTGGCACACTGCGAAGCGGTAACACCTATTCGCCGTACTGTAACAACAGAAGATGTAGGTAATGCAGCAGCATTCCTGTGTTCTGATCTTGCTGGTGGTGTGACAGGCGAAATTATGCATGTCGATGGCGGTTTCAGTATCGCTGCCATGAATGAGCTGGAATTGAAATAA
- the pdxY gene encoding pyridoxal kinase PdxY, with protein sequence MKNVLSIQSHVVFGHAGNSAAVFPMRRMGVNVWPLNTVQFSNHTQYPQWRGCVMPPEHLAEIAQGIGEIDKLVSCNAVLSGYIGSAEQGNHILDIVRQVKQANPEAWYFCDPVMGHPEKGCIVAPGIAEFLCEKALPISDIIAPNLLELETLSMRKIENVEQAISAARALCEKGPEIVLVKHLNRAGYRADRFEMLLVTKEHSWHISRPLINTGERQPVGVGDLTSGLLLVNLLKSTSLTDEALQAALEHVASAVYEVMLETQERGEYELQIIAAQDKMVIPTHQFSAAQID encoded by the coding sequence ATGAAAAATGTTCTTTCAATTCAGTCTCATGTTGTTTTTGGTCATGCTGGGAACAGTGCTGCTGTTTTTCCAATGCGTCGAATGGGAGTGAACGTATGGCCATTGAATACGGTTCAATTTTCCAATCATACCCAATATCCTCAATGGCGTGGTTGTGTTATGCCGCCAGAGCATTTGGCTGAAATTGCCCAGGGAATTGGTGAAATTGATAAATTAGTTTCCTGCAATGCGGTACTGAGTGGTTACATTGGTTCTGCGGAACAGGGAAACCATATTCTTGATATTGTAAGACAGGTTAAGCAAGCCAATCCCGAAGCATGGTATTTCTGTGATCCCGTGATGGGACATCCAGAAAAAGGGTGTATTGTCGCTCCTGGAATTGCAGAATTCCTCTGTGAGAAAGCATTACCCATCAGCGATATCATTGCTCCTAATTTACTGGAGCTGGAAACGTTGAGCATGCGGAAAATCGAAAATGTAGAACAAGCTATATCCGCAGCCCGCGCATTGTGCGAAAAAGGCCCAGAGATTGTTTTAGTCAAACACCTCAATCGTGCAGGCTACAGAGCAGATCGCTTTGAAATGCTTTTGGTGACTAAAGAACATAGTTGGCATATTAGTCGTCCATTGATTAATACGGGTGAACGTCAACCTGTGGGTGTTGGTGATTTAACGAGTGGTTTGTTGCTCGTCAATTTACTGAAAAGTACATCTCTAACAGATGAAGCATTACAAGCGGCGCTGGAGCATGTTGCATCAGCAGTCTACGAAGTGATGCTGGAGACTCAGGAGAGAGGGGAATATGAGTTACAGATTATTGCCGCTCAAGATAAAATGGTCATTCCAACACATCAATTCAGTGCGGCGCAAATTGACTGA